The following coding sequences lie in one Xylocopa sonorina isolate GNS202 chromosome 7, iyXylSono1_principal, whole genome shotgun sequence genomic window:
- the LOC143425226 gene encoding ankyrin repeat and SOCS box protein 16, whose product MLEHRRVFAMPSECIANPLQRELADAIIRLQPLDEIRILLACGAKANESVTQGLRPLHYAVWQRYTEAAQLLLVRGADIDATDECGYSALHLAAEHGYIDLVKLLLEHGAKVDHRQETGELFPRTTLCDEPLRLALRNRHVQVARILLEAGANPNKRYFFGSEINLVSPLDLQCMELLLAFGAQPNTRDRAGLTPLMKAARLPQGIASVLLLLSYGADVNSMADARHDYRTVLHYAILGGDPTVIDLLLKQGARLDLGPDYQKPTALDLAILKGDPSIVQMLLESGADVNATSPIIGSPLHVACADNIPNRLEILSMLLERGADPNLVIRSDEGPALRPVLAEYVASNENPSVEVVALLLKYGARVVIKTQFRDPHGILNSLQNTADKPRLLKALLEAAESFDPCMIRRSSSLTDAQKALVMEAARTPLPLTHQARLIVRKLCGTKLPKVVRTLQLPQSLHRYLLYDFH is encoded by the exons ATGCTGGAACATCGCAGAGTATTCGCT ATGCCCTCCGAATGCATCGCCAATCCGTTGCAGCGAGAGTTAGCCGATGCTATAATTCGGTTGCAACCGCTGGACGAGATTCGAATCCTACTAGCATGCGGGGCAAAAGCGAACGAGTCGGTGACGCAGGGTCTGAGACCGTTGCATTACGCGGTGTGGCAGAGGTACACGGAAGCGGCCCAGCTGTTGTTGGTACGCGGCGCGGATATTGACGCGACCGACGAATGTGGCTATTCAGCGTTGCATCTCGCTGCCGAGCACGGCTACATAGATTTGGTGAAACTACTGCTCGAGCATGGTGCCAAAGTGGATCATCGACAAGAAACGGGAGAACTTTTTCCAAG GACCACGTTGTGCGACGAACCGCTGCGGCTCGCTCTCAGAAATCGACACGTCCAAGTGGCCAGAATTCTGCTGGAAGCTGGCGCGAATCCGAACAAAAGGTACTTCTTCGGATCGGAGATAAATTTGGTCTCTCCGTTGGATCTGCAGTGCATGGAGTTACTGTTGGCGTTCGGGGCTCAACCGAACACGAGAGACCGCGCCGGACTGACACCGTTGATGAAAGCAGCGCGATTGCCGCAG GGTATAGCTTCGGTGTTGCTTCTGTTGAGTTACGGGGCGGACGTTAATTCGATGGCCGACGCGCGACACGACTACCGAACGGTTCTGCATTACGCGATCCTAGGCGGAGATCCGACCGTGATCGATCTGCTGTTGAAGCAAGGCGCTAGGCTCGATCTCGGCCCGGATTATCAGAAACCTACGGCTCTCGATTTGGCCATTTTGAAAGGGGATCCTTCGATCGTTCAGATGCTGTTGGAGTCGG GCGCCGACGTGAACGCAACCTCACCGATCATCGGCTCGCCTCTGCACGTTGCTTGCGCCGACAATATTCCGAATAGACTGGAGATTCTGTCGATGCTGTTGGAACGAGGTGCTGACCCGAACTTGGTGATACGCAGCGACGAGGGGCCTGCGTTGCGTCCAGTTCTCGCTGAATACGTCGCTTCGAATGAAAATCCCTCCGTAGAAGTGGTCGCCCTGTTGCTCAAGTACGGGGCACGAGTTGTGATCAAGACGCAATTTCGCGACCCTCACGGTATACTAAACTCTCTCCAGAACACAGCGGATAAGCCGCGATTACTCAAGGCGTTGTTGGAAGCCGCCGAAAGTTTCGATCCTTGTATGATACGAAGGTCGAGCAGCTTGACGGACGCGCAAAAAGCTCTCGTAATGGAAGCGGCAAGAACTCCGTTACCCTTGACTCATCAAGCCAGATTAATTGTTCGGAAACTCTGCGGCACCAAGTTACCCAAGGTTGTACGAACATTGCAATTACCTCAGTCGTTGCATCGTTATCTCCTTTACGATTTCCACTGA